The following proteins are encoded in a genomic region of Drosophila willistoni isolate 14030-0811.24 chromosome 3R, UCI_dwil_1.1, whole genome shotgun sequence:
- the LOC6647843 gene encoding odorant receptor 85c, protein MDNFLKYANFFYKAVGIEPYARRTQSSGDALRKSIVYWANVINLSVIVFGEVVYVGIAFASNRPVEAIMVMSYIGFVAVGMSKMIIVWLKKPDLSKIMDELHELYPRGEVKQREYKLERYLRSCSRISLTFSTLYSVLIWTYNLFSIMQFLIYELWLQSRVVGQTLPYLMYTPWNWEGNWTYYVMLFCQNFAGYTSAAGQISTDLLLVAVATQVVMHFDYLARSIEGHELAGNWETDSRFLSDSVQYHERLFSLASGLNDIFGVPLLLNFMISSFVICFVGFQMTVGVPPDLMVKLVLFLVSSLCQILLICYYGQLIADSSSGISWAAYKQNWNYADVRYRRALAFIIARAQKPAYLRATIFMRITMGTMTDLLQISYKFFALLRTMYAK, encoded by the exons ATGGATAACTTTCTTAAGTACGCAAATTTCTTCTATAAGGCCGTGGGCATTGAACCGTATGCAAGAAGGACACAAAGTTCCGGTGATGCCCTACGCAAGAGCATCGTTTATTGGGCGAATGTGATCAATCTGAGTGTCATAGTCTTTGGCGAGGTTGTCTATGTGGGTATTGCCTTTGCCTCGAATAGACCCGTTGAGGCCATAATGGTTATGTCTTACATTGGATTCGTGGCGGTTGGCATGAGCAAAATGATTATTGTGTGGTTGAAAAAACCAGATCTCAGCAAAATTATGGACGAGCTGCATGAACTGTATCCTCGTGGAGAGGTTAAACAGAGAGAGTATAAATTAGAGAGATATCTACGCTCCTGCTCTCGCATCAGTCTGACCTTTTCGACACTGTACTCCGTGCTAATCTGGACCTACAATTTGTTTAGCATCATGCAGTTTCTCATCTATGAACTGTGGCTCCAAAGCAGAGTTGTTGGACAGACTTTGCCCTATTTGATGTATACACCGTGGAATTGGGAGGGCAACTGGACCTATTATGTTATGCTCTTCTGTCAAAACTTTGCTGGTTACACCTCGGCGGCGGGTCAGATATCAACAGATCTTTTGCTCGTTGCTGTGGCCACTCAGGTTGTCATGCACTTTGACTATTTGGCAAGGAGCATTGAAGGTCATGAGCTTGCTGGAAATTGGGAGACGGACTCCCGTTTCCTGAGTGACTCTGTGCAATATCACGAGCGTCTCTTCAGCCTGGCTTCGGGTCTAAATGATATCTTTGGTGTGCCATTGCTGCTCAATTTCATGATCTCTTCGTTTGTCATCTGCTTTGTGGGTTTCCAAATGACTGTGGGAGTTCCACCTGACCTAATGGTTAAGCTAGTCTTATTTTTGGTTTCATCGTTGTGTCAAATTTTGTTGATTTGCTACTATGGCCAGCTAATTGCGGATTCT AGTTCTGGCATTTCATGGGCAGCCTACAAACAGAATTGGAACTATGCAGATGTGCGTTACCGTCGGGCTTTAGCCTTCATCATAGCTCGGGCACAAAAACCAGCATATCTAAGAGCCACCATATTCATGAGGATAACCATGGGCACCATGACTGAT CTTCTACAAATATCATACAAGTTTTTTGCTCTACTTCGTACCATGTATGCCAAGTAG